A single Fundidesulfovibrio terrae DNA region contains:
- a CDS encoding phosphotransferase — translation MEDGEGGLWLLEQLGPNQVQRREAMGQVLDGLAGRGLHGLAPYRRTSPGSFVCRDLGHSWQLSPFILGEPLIQPDYLDDSARGDALGAWLAAFRQASDGLALPPGLFPLDLPAYITDLLDRIARAGLSHAGDVQSAANRLAGGASPEISRPAGIDLIQVHARASRLLPALAEFFETYDELLHTLCHGDIHPLNVVWGPSAPNAVIDWEFCGIRPEIYDLANCLGCLAIEGDGGLSTPFAQAVLARTLPAGLFSPESARMLAPAILATRFGWLSEWLRRRDEEMITLELDFMEHLSATGNGLLLNA, via the coding sequence GTGGAAGATGGGGAAGGGGGGCTGTGGCTGCTTGAGCAGCTGGGGCCGAATCAGGTCCAGCGCCGGGAGGCCATGGGGCAGGTTCTCGATGGTCTGGCCGGGCGAGGGTTGCATGGCCTCGCGCCGTACCGGCGGACCTCACCCGGTTCCTTCGTGTGCCGCGACCTCGGCCACTCCTGGCAGCTTTCCCCGTTCATCCTGGGCGAGCCCCTGATCCAGCCCGACTACCTGGACGACAGCGCCAGGGGTGACGCTCTCGGCGCATGGCTGGCGGCCTTCCGCCAAGCCTCGGACGGCCTTGCCCTGCCGCCGGGGCTCTTCCCGCTGGACCTGCCCGCCTACATCACGGACCTTCTCGACCGCATCGCCCGCGCCGGTCTGTCTCACGCCGGGGACGTTCAGTCCGCCGCTAACCGCCTGGCGGGGGGCGCCAGCCCTGAAATCTCGCGCCCGGCCGGGATCGACCTTATCCAGGTCCACGCCCGGGCCTCGCGCCTGCTCCCCGCGCTGGCGGAATTTTTCGAAACGTATGACGAACTGCTACACACTTTGTGCCACGGAGACATCCATCCCCTGAACGTTGTCTGGGGCCCGTCCGCCCCCAATGCGGTCATCGACTGGGAGTTCTGCGGCATCCGCCCGGAAATCTACGACCTGGCCAACTGTCTAGGGTGCCTGGCCATCGAGGGCGACGGCGGTCTTTCCACCCCCTTCGCCCAGGCCGTGCTCGCGCGCACCCTTCCCGCCGGGCTCTTCTCCCCCGAATCCGCCCGCATGCTCGCACCGGCCATCCTGGCCACGCGCTTCGGTTGGCTTTCCGAGTGGCTGCGCCGCCGCGACGAGGAAATGATCACTCTCGAGCTCGACTTCATGGAGCACCTGTCCGCCACCGGCAACGGCCTGCTCCTCAACGCCTGA